The genomic window GTCTATCCAAGCCACTGCGTAGGTGCGCATCGACCGGGAATTGGCGAAGAGGTCCTGAGCCGACACCACCGTCACCTCCAGCAGGTGGAAGGAGAAGGGGAATGGCGGAGGGGTCGGGTCGCACCCTCCCCCACCGGTCGTCGAGGACATTTTCCTCCGGTTGCCCAGGCGGGGCGGTGATGTTGGGGCCACGAGGAGGAGGGGAGGCGTCATGGGTGGTATTAGTGGACGGACGGTTACGGCGATGAGGGCGACAGGTAGGATTGGGGGTTGATTTGGGTCCATTGACCGCGGACAGGGGGCGAAGGTTGGAGCTAATTTGGGAGGGTTGGTCCATCTTTCATAGCTGGATTGCTATACGGGACTGGACTGTGCCAGGTCCATTTCCCACTCTTAGCAACTGGAAGGACGACGACGGACGACGGTGAtgcaatattaaaaattaaaaaagtggGAGAAAATATCTGTCATAACTATTCTTTTGTTATGATTGATGTGTACGTCAAGAGTCGTGCTGGTAATGTAAGTGTAGCCACAAAATGTTGAAGCGTATTTATGACAAAAAGTCGTTAACTTCATGATGGACCTTTCCTTGATGGTAAAACTATCTTATTCTCGATTGTTTGCGCTTTTCCTGTTAGGGTCACTCCTACTGTAAACCAACCTCCGACCGacgacaccaaaaaaaaaaaaaaaaaatggtgctaAGGCATAAAGCAAGGTTCTACTTCTTTCTACATCATAAATCATGTGCCAAGCCGATACTATATCTTCCATGAGAAAAAAGAATTCATCTGGTAATGAACAAAGCTACCAGTAGATGATGCTGATTTGCATAATAGATATAACCAATTGATAATGAAATGCTTGGACGGAGATTTTTTATTATATGGCCACCTGCATGGGCTGATCAGGGATATTTTCAtgggcaaatatttttttttctattattctcTTTGGTAAAAAAAGATATCAACTCAATCATGATTCTTTAGAGCTATGTTTGATTTTAATTACGATTTTTCATTAGATGCAAATGCAACAAACAAAATCCTTAAGATTAGGATCCGATGCCACTTTCATAACAAAAGAAGGGCATCTTTGGTGCTTACCAGATGGGCACTCAAAtatcattataaaaaattaaaatttaattaatataaaagatTAAAAGATTTTTGCACTAACCCACTTTCCTCAGAGTTTTAAGCCTTCAACGATGCAAATAAGCCTTCAACAAACTACgactaaaatttcaataaaatatttttttttcttaaaaaccaAGGAAcggaattaaaaattcagtaaaatatttttttttttcttttgaacaaCAAAGAATGGAAATGTGGACGGTTGTGTATTTAATTGGGTCCAATCCGGTCATCTTCTCATGGAGACTCGCACAAAATGATCACCCATTACTCCATAGACAAGAAGATTGAATTTAGTATACCTAGCCCCCGTTCTACCAGAaattaacagaaaaaaaaatagataccctAAAAACGGccttttcaattaaaaaaaaaaaatctactttaAAAGTTGTGAGGAAACGTCGTTGAGAAATAACGGTTCGCGGCGTGCATcggcgcaaaaaaaaaaaaaaaaaatatatatatatatatatatataaggggtGAACTGTCAATCTCCCTCTTTGCGATAAAAATATCCCACCGTATGACTGCCCCTCACTGGctcccctttttcttctctcgACGGAAACGGAGAAGCCAGGAGATCGCAATAAAGATCCAGACCTCACACGAGAGAAAGAATAGGAAAGAAGGAACAAGAAAGCTAGAATAGAAGAAGATGTTGCTGAGGAGCTCCTCCACCCCAATCTCGGGAtccctcctctcctcctcctcctcccctttcTTCTCCGAAAGCCCCACCAACAACGGCAGCCACCACCACTACCACAGCTCGGAGAGaagttcctcttcctcctcctccttcccctaCGACGTCGCCCACCACCCCAACCCCTCCCTCCGCTGCCGCTTCCCCCCACTCTCCGGCTCCTCCGACCGCGACCCCTCCTCCCTTGGCTTCCGTAGAGCCCACTCCGACGGCAACCTCAGATACCTTCTCCCCGACGACTCCCACCACCCCCAAGTAAAATCCTCTCCCTCCGGTCGCCAAACCAACCCAGTTCTCGAGACCATCCCCTCCTTCTCCATGCACAATtccaaagaagaggaagaagaaccaCAACAagatgaagaggaagaagagggcgGCGGCAGGCTCACAAGATCGGTTACGATCGGAGATATCATAACAGCAGAATCTGGCTTCTCGGGCGAGAATAAAAATGTCGGCTTGGACGAGAATTCTCTGGGAAATGGAAAAGTTGGCGGCAATGCGGTGCCACCATTGTATCTGGCCAGAGGTCTCGGGATAGATCGTTTGGGCTCTGGAATCATGAATGCTGGTGGTGGCAGCGGCGGCGGAAAGTTTGTTGTTCGGACCGGCAATGGAGGAGAGCAATTCGATATGGAGACTTATTATAAGATGATGGTTGATGAGAACCCGGCCGATGCTCTGTTCCTGAGAAACTATGCTCAGTTTCTTTACCAGGTGACCCATCTCATGTTCTTTTAGATGGATTCTAGAAATAAAGTGGGTTAGCGGTATTTCATTCTATACATTTCATCGAGAATTGAAGGATTTATCCTATCTAATGTGCTTCTATTTTCTTTACCAGCCTTCTAGGTTCTCTCCTATAAAATATGTATTCATTCCTTCAATATATCCATTTCCTCTCCATCTGATGCAAGTCAATGCTCTTGTGTTAGACCAAGGGTGATCCTCAAAGAGCTGAGGAGTACTACTCTCGTGCCATACTTGCAGACCCCAGCGATGGAGAGATCCTGTCACAGTATGCTAAATTGGTATGGGAGCAGCACCATGACCAGGAACGAGCTTCTTGTTATTTTGAACAGGCAGTTCAGGCTGCTCCTCATGATAGGTATACATATATAGTAGGCTTATCATCTTGATGAATGTTCTATAGTTTTAGTGACAAAGAAGGACTGGATTTCTCAAACGATGATGTTTTCTGCATCCATTTGTTCCTTTCAGCCATGTTCTTGCGGCATATGCCGGATTCCTGTGGGAAAAAGAGGACAATGGAGTAGAAAGtggagaaggtggtcgatcacaaGATGATGTTGGAGCATCCGTTAATCATGGAGCATTGGCATCTGCAACCACTTGATCATAAAGGCATGGTTTCAGTGGGAAACTAACAATGTATCGCTTGGAAAAGTAAAATGTTGCATAATGTGCTGAGGAATATCTTGAAAATAATGAGAGTTTGAAACATGACTAGATTAGTGGACTCATTGGACGGCCCCGTCTTATGATAGAAAGTGGAAGAAAAGCTTTTGTCCAGCTTTTGTCCAGAGACTTGAGAATACAATAACAGCGTTTATGTTTGTCACGCTGAATGATATTATTCATTGGATATGTTAAACCAGTCTGCATATCCCTTGCTTTATGCGAAATTTGATCTTGCTCCTTCGTGATAGGATTTAAGCCTCTTCCAGTGCTTTTTTTTAGTCTTATACAGAATCATGATATCTTTTCAGGCAACGTCAACCATGAGAAATTGGCATCCACTAAGACTTGAAGAAATTCAAATACTGAAAGCTTCAGTCTTGCCTTCACTAACAACCTCAAGCATCTAGACAAAGTGTTCATCCATTCTAGCACACCAATACTTCCGGTAACGACTTTAAACATATTGACCTACCGGCTCAGAGAAAACATCCACACTCATTTTATAAAGGAAACAACATAAACACACGGAGCGGCACCCAAAAAGTCTAAATAGGAAAGATGGCAATCAACGAGCCTCGGCGAGTCCCTTACGAGAGCATAAGGTCGCCAAAACTTGAAACCAAGCTTGCATGCATAAGTTTACTGCAGCACAACCTGGCACAAATCCAAACTGTCAATTATTCCTGAAAACATATTGAGGGAAGATGGAGGGCTTTTAAGCACCGCATAAATGATACTCTTTAGGAGTGAATGTACAAGAGTTGTTGCCGGCAATGTTTACAACATTATTTAATCGACGACAAATCAAGCCCGTAgaattccaaatttttttttttgggtaaggacAGAATTCCAATTTTCGGTAGTCCAAGCGTCACCCTAAAGGCTCAGAGGGAAAATAGCTACGTTTTTCCTGGCAACTACCAAACTTAATTCGCCaactgattaatgattaatcatcGACCAGCcataagaacaaaagacgtgagCAACCTGATTCTATTTGCATGGCGGCAGCATCAATGGGCGACAATTCTTCGGGCTGTCTACATTAATATTCAATTTAAATAAAACAAAGGACCTAAGATATGGCAAACTTCAAAAGCCATCATCATATACTTGGTTATCCAACCAACCGTCTGCAATCGATTCCTCAGATTACTCGTGTGCTAACAGCCACCACCAACGGAGACCATGGGTCCAACAACATAAAATGCAAGAATTCTGCAACGTTACGTATAATATTAATACCCTAAATGGTCAAGAGGAAACAAGAAAAGCTCAAAATGGATATTTTACATACATAACCTGAAATTGAACAGCAAGTCAGATACCTGTCAAAACTCATCAAAACTCCAATTCCCTTCGAACTCCCGTGACTGCAAAAGTCCTGCCTTTTCAAATGAGGGCCGAAAAGGAAAACACAAAAATGGGAAGCACACTTAAAAACACTGGTGCAGCTAAGTAAATGAAACTACACAAAAACGGTGACCACATTCTGCGAAACAGCAAAACGAAGGCATCTATAACCTGTGCTGGAAATCAGAAAATGTAACCTGCCCCCATATACTAATATCTAAGATAAAACTTCAGAAGGGTTAGACCCATTCCTTGAGGCATGATTCCCCAAAATACCCTTTTCTTGGTGAGGGCCTCGCTGAACGTATCCATTTAACATCGGCCGATTATTGTAGTCCCTGTCACTATTGTCATGCCCGCTACCTCTACTGTAGGTTCGACCACCAAAATGCCCCCTAGGAAACTCTGACTGGTAGCCACCCCGCCCCCTGCCCCTTCCTGCATATTAAAGAAAAGAAATACCGGGTTAATCAGCAGACTAAAGAAAAAAACTTCATGAACTGTTTCCCAAATATTGGAAAAGAGGAATCTAttgcattgttttttttttttaatttgtaaaaaaaaaaaaaaaagaagatgaagaggaaaaagaagagaatccataaaattaaattgcaatgCAAAcagatttatttaaaaaaaaaaaaaaaaaactccaataGAGGCCTTTCAACTGAGAAAACAGAGTATATCCAAATTAAGTTTCCTGGAAACCAAATGAAGAAAACATGGGGAAAGCCGATTGGATCCAAGGAACCAAATAATGAACCAAAGACAACCAGCATATAAGCTGAGCCATGTTACCAGGTAGACCACAACAATTAAGCAAATCAGCCTATAATGCAATCAATCATGGATAAATGTGTAACCTATTCCCTGAGGGGCAAATATAACCAAGAAACATGTAAATTTCATTGATCAAACTGTGTGAAATACAAGAACTAGTTGCTGATAATGTATGTTGGTCCCAATAATTAGCCATCTTTCAAGTGGTTGAGAAAAAAGGAGCAGCAATCACATGGGTTCAACCAAGGTTCGCCGTACCGGTACCGGACCCCATACCGGTGAAATTCTGTTTAATGTCGGTACGCGGTTCGGTACGATACGGTAATGTCGGTACACTTCAGTATGGCGTACCGATACGAGATCGGTACGGTACGATACGGGCGGTACGGAGTGGTACGAGACGGTATGGCATTCCATGGGTTCAACCATTAACGTTTCCCATAGCACAGCACAAAACATGCCTGTTTTCCCTCATAAAAGACCATACAAGGTAGCATACCGAGCAATGTTCCACAACTGAAGACTGCTACAATATCCCCAAATATTAAACTCACAAATCTAAAGAAATCAAATAACACCTTGGCCCATGAAAAAGATGGGTTGTAAGTGTTCAAATCATAGGACAGTACTTAATGTTGTGATTTCAACCTCATCTCTCACAAATATACAAAactcttaaaataaaataagacaACAATTAAACTTAAAAGCATTCATATTTAAACGTGATTCCATTTTTATCATGAGACAAGGCTTGCCATGGTATAGAGACCATTCTCCTGCATGATCTAAAGGTTCTAAAAATAAAGCATCTGAACAACAATGCTAatcaatccagtagaataaaattaCCAAACAGTAAAAAAATGTAGAACATAATGAAGGATTACTTACTTCCACCTCGAGAAGCACGACTATTAGGTCTTCTACCCTCCACATGAATTAGACGCCCATTCAACTGTATTGGTGATGCCTGAAGAAAGAAATTGGTTCAATAAATATGAAAAATTGACAGATTTGGTTTTATAATTTCACTCATACATGAACAACTCTTGGTCAGCAAtacaggggaaaaaaaaaaagagaataactATGATATGAAATATTTTAATGCCACTCCTCAGTTGCATTAAATGAATGCCTACTATCTATGCCAAAAGAAATGGtttgaaattttcaaaatataccaACAAATCAAGGAAATAAATCAGAAGAATTTTATAGCAGAATATCAAACTGCTGGCAAACATTACCAGGAGCCAAacttaaaaaaacttataaacaATGAATGGTTTTGCATTATTCTTTTAGGATGACCCATGGAAATGGAGTAAACCCACTTATGAAGCGCACATAAAGTCAATTAACTTAAATTGCACAGAATTTCCAAAAGTGCATATTATTTTCTAGATTCTATACCGACAATCCAaggaaataaattagaagaatatcaGACTACTAGCAAACATTACCAGGAGCTGAACTTACATAAACTTATAAACAACTGGAATGGTATTGCATTATTCCTTTAGGATGACCCATGGAAGTGGAGTAAACCCACTTATGAAGGCACACATAAAGTAAATTAAGTCAAATTGCAGAGAGTTTTGGAAAGTGCATATCATTTTCAAGATTCATTCAGAAAAAAGTAATTTCAGTTAGATTGCTTTGTTACATCTTCTGAACTACACAAACCTTGAGTGCATTCTGCACGCCAACAGCATCCTCAAATTCAATAATGCATAAAAAACACCAGCCTCCTGTATATAAGATTGAATGCACGTTTATTAAGCAATAGAGGTATAATTGCTTCCAGGATAGGAATTAAAAAAAGCCAAAGAGCTGTAACAACAGTGACCTTGCGGCTTCTAACAGTAACACCAGCGGGCCTAATTCTACCAAAGTTCTTGAACTCTTGCTCAAGGTCATATGCTGTTATAGATGAAGAAAGGTTTCCCACATAAACAGATCTTGCATCACCTAAGACAAGAATAGAGAAATGAAGAATCTTAATATTCAAATAAATCTCAAAAAGAAGTGCCAGAAAAGACTGCAGATAGATTAAACAATGTATGATATTCAAATAAAGTAGAATGCAGACTGAGCAATGAAAAGGTAAAGAAAGCAAAAGATTTGAGATGAAAACTTCAATATATATTTTAGGTTAACATGAAGAGCAAAGGTTCATTGACACAACAGAAAGACAGAGACCACAAATACTAGGAAATCAGAAAGGCATTCATAAAATGCCACACAGACGAACAATAACACCCACCACAATTTTTAAGAAATATGAATAGCAACTAATGAGAAACTTGCTCAAAGAACCCTTAAAAAAgccttctttttctaaaaagtcaAAATGCCACTGTCATAGATACCTCAAAAACCCTCAAAATTTACATCAGAAACACTAAGAGAGACAAGAAGAATTACCTTCATCTTCAAATGTTGCACTCTCCTCCACCACCTCCAAGCTGGACTTCTCAGGCACAACAGAAGGCTGCAACTGTTGGGTGGCTAACTGTGGAGCGTGCTGCCAGTCTGAAGACACCTGAGCACTCTTGTTTAAAGATGCTGGGTGAGGTGCAGAATGTCTCAATTGTCCTTTTGCTTGCAACTGCAAAGAGAAAGGACAAAAATTAGGCTTACCAAATAAAAATCAGAAGATACCAGGTAAGCAGGTAGTAGAACATACAATGGATGCATAAGTTTTCTTTGGAGGCTCGCCCACAGGTTCCTCTGCAGGGGCAGGAGATGGGTCCCTCATGTTGTTCATTGCATCTGGATATGAAGCAGTGGGCTCTTCCGCAGGAGTTTTGTCTATTTCTTCATCAGACTCCAGAGCTTGCTGTTGCGGCTCAGGGATGCTATACTTATCAACTGTATCATCTTCCTCTGCAGGGTCAGGAGCAGGAAACTCCCTGGCATGTATTTCTTCACCCAGTATGTAGTTGGAAACTGCCAAAGCAAATAACAAGGACAAAAATAAGACAAATGCCAGATACCCTGGATTTAAATCTCGCTGGAACTCCAgatattaaattattttcttagAATTTACATGAGCATATTCTGCATTCCAGAAATGTATACCAAGTAGATCAGAGTACACCTGGAATAAAACCATCCATGCAACAGATAAACAAGAGGAAAGATGGAAATCAATCCCCGTTTTGTTTTATTGCCAAAAACAATAAAATAACATAGACAAAACCCTTCGATATAGATTTTTAAGC from Elaeis guineensis isolate ETL-2024a chromosome 4, EG11, whole genome shotgun sequence includes these protein-coding regions:
- the LOC105044176 gene encoding uncharacterized protein isoform X2, yielding MLLRSSSTPISGSLLSSSSSPFFSESPTNNGSHHHYHSSERSSSSSSSFPYDVAHHPNPSLRCRFPPLSGSSDRDPSSLGFRRAHSDGNLRYLLPDDSHHPQVKSSPSGRQTNPVLETIPSFSMHNSKEEEEEPQQDEEEEEGGGRLTRSVTIGDIITAESGFSGENKNVGLDENSLGNGKVGGNAVPPLYLARGLGIDRLGSGIMNAGGGSGGGKFVVRTGNGGEQFDMETYYKMMVDENPADALFLRNYAQFLYQPSRFSPIKYVFIPSIYPFPLHLMQVNALVLDQG
- the LOC105044176 gene encoding uncharacterized protein isoform X1, which gives rise to MLLRSSSTPISGSLLSSSSSPFFSESPTNNGSHHHYHSSERSSSSSSSFPYDVAHHPNPSLRCRFPPLSGSSDRDPSSLGFRRAHSDGNLRYLLPDDSHHPQVKSSPSGRQTNPVLETIPSFSMHNSKEEEEEPQQDEEEEEGGGRLTRSVTIGDIITAESGFSGENKNVGLDENSLGNGKVGGNAVPPLYLARGLGIDRLGSGIMNAGGGSGGGKFVVRTGNGGEQFDMETYYKMMVDENPADALFLRNYAQFLYQTKGDPQRAEEYYSRAILADPSDGEILSQYAKLVWEQHHDQERASCYFEQAVQAAPHDSHVLAAYAGFLWEKEDNGVESGEGGRSQDDVGASVNHGALASATT
- the LOC105044175 gene encoding LOW QUALITY PROTEIN: nuclear transport factor 2 (The sequence of the model RefSeq protein was modified relative to this genomic sequence to represent the inferred CDS: inserted 1 base in 1 codon), coding for MASSFPGHVSAFQVGTYFVGQYYHVLQQQPDLVHQFYTNASTMMRFDGTTTESATGMLEIHNLVMCLNFKGIEIKTAHSLESWSGGILVMVSGFVQLKDYNFRRKFVQTFFLAPQEKGYFVLNDIFHFIDEEHVHQNPANILTPHNNFETKLDASSPMLEPVSNYILGEEIHAREFPAPDPAEEDDTVDKYSIPEPQQQALESDEEIDKTPAEEPTASYPDAMNNMRDPSPAPAEEPVGEPPKKTYASILQAKGQLRHSAPHPASLNKSAQVSSDWQHAPQLATQQLQPSVVPEKSSLEVVEESATFEDEGDARSVYVGNLSSSITAYDLEQEFKNFGRIRPAGVTVRSRKEAGVFYAXIEFEDAVGVQNALKASPIQLNGRLIHVEGRRPNSRASRGGRRGRGRGGYQSEFPRGHFGGRTYSRGSGHDNSDRDYNNRPMLNGYVQRGPHQEKGILGNHASRNGSNPSEVLS